In Natronococcus occultus SP4, the following proteins share a genomic window:
- a CDS encoding sulfatase yields the protein MRDSNEGDRESHTSVRNVVLVVFDTARAKSVGPETTPALSSLAAEGTTFENAFATAPWTLPSHASMFTGRYPSEHGAHGGHTYLEEDQRTLAEAFADAGYDTVGVSNNTWITEEFGFDRGFDELRKGWQYIQSDADMGAVVRGEDVREKLQATRDRLFEGNPLVNAANILYSEVFQPAGDDGAARSVDWIGDWLGDRDDDDPFFLFCNLIEPHVEYDPPREYAEQFLPEDASYEEATAIRQDPRAYDCEDYELTEREFSLLRGLYRAELAYTDDQLARLREALEAAGEWEETLFVVCGDHGEQVGEHGFFGHQYNLYDHLINVPLVFHGGPFTGGGHRRELVQLLDLPATLLDSLGIDDPELLEQGHGRSLHPATHERRDAIFAEYAAPQPSIDRLEARFDEVPDRVRAFDRRLRTIRTHEEKYVRGDDGFERYHVLEGDPNEETDLADDDPDRVRELRERLEEQFDSLEDAGASGEVEMQAGTKDRLADLGYL from the coding sequence ATGCGAGATTCCAACGAGGGTGACAGGGAGTCACATACGAGTGTCCGGAACGTCGTTCTCGTCGTCTTCGACACCGCTCGAGCGAAAAGCGTCGGGCCGGAAACGACGCCGGCGCTGTCCTCGCTCGCCGCGGAGGGGACGACTTTCGAGAACGCGTTCGCGACGGCACCGTGGACGCTTCCCTCCCACGCCTCGATGTTCACCGGTCGCTACCCGTCCGAGCACGGCGCTCACGGCGGACACACCTACCTCGAGGAGGATCAGCGGACGCTCGCGGAAGCCTTCGCCGACGCCGGCTACGACACCGTCGGCGTCTCGAACAACACCTGGATCACCGAGGAGTTCGGCTTCGACCGCGGGTTCGACGAGCTCCGGAAGGGATGGCAGTACATCCAGTCCGACGCCGACATGGGCGCGGTCGTCCGCGGCGAGGACGTCCGCGAGAAACTTCAGGCGACTCGTGATCGGCTCTTCGAGGGGAACCCGCTGGTCAACGCGGCGAACATCCTCTACAGCGAGGTGTTCCAGCCCGCCGGCGACGACGGCGCGGCCCGATCGGTCGACTGGATCGGCGACTGGCTCGGCGACCGCGACGACGACGATCCGTTCTTCCTGTTCTGTAACCTCATCGAGCCCCACGTCGAGTACGATCCGCCCCGCGAGTACGCCGAGCAGTTCCTCCCCGAGGACGCGAGCTACGAGGAGGCGACCGCGATCCGGCAGGACCCCCGGGCCTACGACTGCGAGGACTACGAGCTCACCGAGCGGGAGTTCTCGCTGCTGCGGGGGCTCTACCGTGCCGAGCTCGCCTACACCGACGATCAGCTCGCGCGCCTCCGCGAGGCCCTCGAGGCGGCCGGCGAGTGGGAGGAGACCCTCTTCGTCGTCTGCGGCGATCACGGCGAGCAGGTCGGCGAGCACGGCTTCTTCGGCCACCAGTACAACCTCTACGACCACCTGATCAACGTCCCGCTCGTCTTCCACGGCGGCCCCTTCACGGGCGGCGGCCATCGACGGGAGCTGGTCCAGCTGCTCGACCTTCCCGCGACGCTGCTCGACTCCCTCGGAATCGACGACCCCGAGCTGCTCGAGCAGGGTCACGGGCGGTCGCTCCACCCCGCGACCCACGAGCGACGGGACGCGATCTTCGCCGAGTACGCCGCCCCCCAGCCCTCGATCGATCGGCTCGAGGCCCGCTTCGACGAGGTTCCCGACCGGGTACGGGCGTTCGATCGCCGGCTGCGGACGATTCGGACCCACGAGGAGAAGTACGTCCGCGGCGACGACGGCTTCGAACGGTACCACGTCCTCGAGGGCGACCCCAACGAGGAGACCGACCTCGCGGACGACGACCCCGATCGGGTCCGGGAGCTCCGGGAGCGCCTCGAGGAGCAGTTCGACTCGCTCGAGGACGCCGGCGCGAGCGGCGAGGTCGAGATGCAGGCCGGGACCAAGGATCGACTGGCGGATCTGGGGTATCTCTAG
- a CDS encoding CBS domain-containing protein yields the protein MASVRIGSAFGIPIKLGASFLLVVPLLAYIIGVQIELTVELLNDAFAAGIDPEPLADGATPWLLGLAAALGLFASVFFHELGHALAARRYDLETQSITLWFLGGLAQFAEMPEDWHKEFVIAIAGPIVSVAVGVVCYIGFVLLPAEFPAVLFVLGYLAILNVVLAFFNMLPGFPMDGGRVLRALLSRNRSRLEATQTAAAVGKGFALLLGFFGILTFSIFAIAIAFFIYIAASSETQQIFVETAFEGITVTELMTPAVRLDTVSPELPLDRLLERMMRERHTGYPVLDEGELVGIVTLEDLQERADADDTVVADVMSTELATVGPNDEATSALRTIQQENIGRLLVVDDDGSLAGLLSRTDLMKALEIAQQSRSIPAEPQSLER from the coding sequence ATGGCCAGTGTCCGTATCGGCTCCGCGTTTGGCATTCCGATCAAGCTCGGCGCCTCGTTTCTGCTCGTCGTCCCGCTGTTGGCCTACATCATCGGCGTTCAGATAGAGCTCACCGTCGAGTTGCTCAACGACGCGTTCGCCGCGGGGATCGACCCCGAGCCGCTGGCCGACGGCGCGACCCCGTGGCTGCTGGGGCTGGCGGCCGCGCTGGGGCTGTTCGCCAGCGTCTTCTTCCACGAACTGGGCCACGCGTTGGCCGCCCGCCGCTACGACCTCGAGACCCAGTCGATCACGCTGTGGTTCCTCGGCGGACTCGCACAGTTCGCCGAGATGCCGGAGGACTGGCACAAGGAGTTCGTCATCGCGATCGCGGGCCCGATCGTCAGCGTCGCGGTCGGGGTCGTCTGTTATATCGGCTTCGTCCTGCTGCCAGCCGAGTTCCCGGCGGTGCTGTTCGTGCTCGGCTACCTGGCGATACTCAACGTCGTGTTGGCGTTCTTCAACATGCTTCCCGGATTCCCGATGGACGGCGGTCGGGTGCTCCGGGCGCTGCTCTCGCGGAACCGCTCCCGGCTGGAAGCGACCCAGACCGCCGCTGCAGTCGGAAAGGGGTTTGCGCTCCTGCTCGGGTTCTTCGGAATTCTTACGTTCAGCATCTTCGCGATCGCGATCGCCTTCTTCATCTACATCGCCGCCTCGAGCGAAACCCAGCAGATCTTCGTCGAGACCGCATTCGAGGGGATAACCGTCACGGAGCTGATGACTCCCGCAGTGCGGCTCGATACGGTCTCGCCGGAGCTCCCACTCGATCGGCTCCTCGAGCGGATGATGCGCGAGCGCCACACCGGCTACCCCGTTCTCGACGAGGGAGAGCTCGTCGGCATCGTCACCCTTGAGGACCTCCAGGAACGAGCCGACGCTGATGACACCGTCGTCGCGGACGTGATGTCCACCGAGCTCGCCACCGTTGGACCCAACGACGAGGCGACGAGCGCACTCCGGACGATCCAGCAGGAGAATATCGGTCGTCTCCTCGTCGTCGACGACGACGGCTCGCTTGCGGGGCTGCTCTCGCGGACGGATCTGATGAAAGCCCTGGAGATCGCACAGCAGAGTCGGTCGATCCCGGCCGAACCACAGTCGCTCGAACGGTAG
- a CDS encoding metal-binding protein, with protein sequence MSEANPVERWQARLEEAGELTPELVEQITQCHGDRGVRAIEAVGEHRVKSYRDFTIVVGYGDEYIVEDGGCTCKDSEYNLDDEDPTELCWHALAVAIARRVGHVDYHDMWYSDVRELL encoded by the coding sequence GTGTCGGAAGCGAACCCCGTCGAGCGCTGGCAGGCCCGACTCGAGGAGGCAGGCGAACTGACGCCGGAGCTGGTCGAGCAGATCACGCAGTGTCACGGCGATCGGGGGGTTCGCGCTATCGAAGCCGTCGGCGAACACCGCGTCAAGTCCTACCGGGATTTCACGATCGTCGTCGGCTACGGCGACGAGTACATCGTCGAGGACGGCGGCTGTACCTGCAAGGACAGCGAGTACAACCTCGACGACGAGGACCCGACCGAGCTCTGCTGGCACGCGCTGGCGGTGGCGATCGCCCGCCGGGTCGGGCACGTCGACTACCACGACATGTGGTACTCCGACGTTCGCGAACTGCTCTGA
- a CDS encoding sulfatase family protein translates to MEPPNIVLIHCHDLGRYLGCYGADVETPRLDGLADEGVRFDRHFVTAPQCSPSRSSLVTGRHPHQNGMLGLAHGDWELGPDERLLPQLLGEAGYETHRFGLQHVTEYPDRLGYDHEHVEEPLRVNTPPSVHETARAREVGEEFASVVAADEHEDPFFASVGFFECHRVEDEDGFGFDPDRYETPDPDDVDPLPFLPDRPGIRSDIAELQGMVRALDDGVGTVLDALEDAGLAEDTLVVFTTEHGLAFPRAKGCCYDAGIGAALLLRYPGVVDAGVVDDLASNVDVFPTLLEFAGVEVPDGVVGRSLRGRLVDESAGGDGEYDPRERVFAGMTWHDRYNPIRAVRTDRYKYVRNFWHLPGIYLTRDIYESAAGSEVREEYYCEQRPYVELYDLETDPDERENLADDPDYEGVRERLRDDLIEWMLETDDPLLDGPVRPSDWEEIHPTMGDESA, encoded by the coding sequence ATGGAGCCGCCAAACATCGTTTTGATCCACTGCCACGATCTGGGGCGGTACCTCGGCTGTTACGGAGCCGACGTCGAAACACCCCGGCTCGACGGTCTCGCCGACGAGGGAGTTCGGTTCGACCGCCACTTCGTGACGGCTCCGCAGTGTTCGCCGAGTCGGTCGAGTCTGGTCACCGGCCGTCACCCCCACCAGAACGGGATGCTCGGGCTGGCTCACGGAGACTGGGAGCTCGGTCCCGATGAGCGGCTGCTGCCACAGCTGCTCGGCGAGGCGGGCTACGAGACCCACCGCTTTGGTCTCCAGCACGTCACCGAGTATCCGGATCGGCTCGGCTACGATCACGAACACGTCGAGGAGCCGCTCCGGGTAAACACCCCGCCGTCGGTCCACGAAACTGCCCGCGCCCGCGAGGTCGGCGAGGAGTTCGCGTCGGTGGTTGCGGCGGACGAGCACGAGGATCCCTTCTTCGCCTCGGTCGGCTTCTTCGAGTGTCACCGCGTCGAGGACGAGGACGGGTTCGGCTTCGATCCCGATCGCTACGAGACGCCCGACCCCGACGACGTCGACCCGCTGCCGTTCCTCCCGGACCGTCCGGGGATCCGCAGCGACATCGCCGAACTCCAGGGAATGGTCCGGGCACTCGACGACGGCGTCGGCACCGTCCTCGACGCGCTCGAGGACGCCGGCCTCGCCGAGGACACCCTCGTCGTCTTCACGACCGAGCACGGACTGGCGTTCCCGCGGGCGAAGGGCTGTTGTTACGACGCGGGGATCGGCGCTGCGCTCCTGTTGCGATACCCCGGTGTCGTCGACGCCGGCGTCGTCGACGACCTCGCCAGCAACGTCGACGTCTTCCCGACGCTGCTCGAGTTTGCCGGCGTCGAGGTGCCCGACGGCGTCGTCGGGCGAAGCCTCCGTGGCCGTCTCGTCGACGAGTCGGCCGGAGGCGACGGCGAGTACGATCCCCGTGAGCGCGTCTTCGCGGGGATGACCTGGCACGACCGGTACAATCCGATCCGGGCCGTTCGGACGGATCGGTACAAGTACGTCCGGAACTTCTGGCACCTTCCCGGGATCTACCTGACGCGGGACATCTACGAGAGCGCCGCGGGCAGCGAGGTTCGCGAGGAGTACTACTGCGAGCAACGTCCCTACGTCGAACTCTACGACCTCGAAACCGACCCCGACGAGCGGGAGAACCTCGCCGACGACCCCGACTACGAGGGGGTCCGAGAGCGACTGCGGGACGATCTCATCGAGTGGATGCTCGAGACCGACGATCCGCTGCTCGACGGACCCGTTCGGCCCAGCGACTGGGAGGAGATCCACCCGACGATGGGCGACGAGTCGGCGTAG
- a CDS encoding multicopper oxidase family protein has protein sequence MRQRPPVTETDLSRRKVLLAIGATGLSAFAGCSADGSPSETEPVPSEPTVAAHSSPDLEKWVDEVPRPGVVEPDGTKEGQPYYEIEMREVEQRLHSDLPPTTVWGYDGQFPGPTIEAEQGEPIYVRWQNQLPDDHLLPVDTTIHGEMIPYDIPGVRTVTHLHGGNIETESDGKARGWFTREFEETGPAFEKKDYYYANDQPPATLWYHDHAVGITRLNVYAGLAGFYLLRNDHERELELPDGEYEIPLVIQDRSLNEDGSLFYPSAVSEDRGGDDSHPEPSIVPEFYGDVPVVNGTAWPRLSVEPEQYRLRLLNGSNSRYYDLALREYDEESGEVGDDGPQFVQIGNDGGLLSEPVPVEGRLEIGSGQRADVLVDFSAYAGETLLLHNAAPSLYRGTREESEETKPLPELVLVDVADSDGVEDVGELPDELTEVPEIPVEAADRHRHLTLAGDTDEYGRMIHLLGSEKQPSGHNLDDPVTEEPELGDTEIWSIANHTSMSHPIHLHLVHFQLLGRQPLADYDTSEDGVDPATLEDPQPYELGWNDVISVDPAEVIHIIVHFGEYEGVFNDQTGEYMWHCHMIEHEDYDMMRPFRVVPNVEDESGDG, from the coding sequence ATGAGGCAACGACCTCCGGTGACCGAAACGGATCTCTCACGTCGGAAGGTGCTCCTGGCGATCGGTGCCACGGGACTTTCGGCGTTCGCGGGCTGCTCGGCGGACGGATCGCCGTCGGAGACTGAACCCGTCCCTTCAGAGCCGACCGTCGCGGCCCACTCGTCGCCCGATCTCGAGAAGTGGGTCGACGAGGTGCCACGTCCGGGCGTCGTAGAGCCCGACGGCACGAAGGAGGGACAGCCCTACTACGAGATCGAAATGCGCGAGGTCGAACAGCGGCTCCACAGCGATCTGCCGCCGACGACCGTCTGGGGGTACGACGGACAGTTCCCGGGGCCGACGATCGAAGCCGAACAGGGCGAGCCGATCTACGTGCGCTGGCAGAACCAGCTCCCCGACGACCATCTCCTTCCTGTAGACACGACGATCCATGGCGAGATGATCCCGTACGACATCCCCGGCGTCCGGACCGTGACTCACCTCCACGGCGGCAATATCGAAACTGAGAGCGACGGCAAGGCCAGGGGCTGGTTCACCCGCGAGTTCGAGGAGACCGGTCCCGCGTTCGAGAAGAAAGACTACTACTACGCGAACGACCAGCCGCCGGCGACCCTGTGGTACCACGACCACGCGGTCGGTATCACGCGGTTGAACGTCTACGCGGGTCTCGCCGGCTTCTACCTGCTGCGAAACGACCACGAGCGCGAGCTCGAGTTGCCCGACGGCGAGTACGAGATCCCGCTCGTCATCCAGGATCGGAGCCTCAACGAGGACGGCTCGCTGTTCTACCCGTCGGCCGTCTCCGAGGACCGTGGCGGCGACGACTCACACCCCGAGCCGAGCATCGTGCCGGAGTTTTACGGGGACGTGCCGGTGGTCAACGGGACGGCCTGGCCCCGCCTCTCGGTCGAACCCGAGCAGTATCGGCTTCGGCTACTCAACGGCTCCAACAGTCGGTACTACGACCTCGCGCTGCGCGAGTACGACGAGGAGTCAGGCGAGGTCGGAGACGACGGCCCGCAGTTCGTCCAGATCGGGAACGACGGGGGACTCCTCTCGGAACCCGTCCCGGTCGAGGGGCGCCTCGAGATCGGGTCGGGACAGCGCGCCGACGTCCTCGTCGACTTCTCGGCGTACGCCGGGGAGACGTTACTCCTCCACAACGCGGCGCCGTCGCTGTATCGGGGCACGCGCGAAGAGAGCGAGGAGACCAAGCCGCTCCCGGAGCTCGTGCTCGTCGACGTGGCCGACTCCGACGGCGTCGAGGACGTCGGGGAGCTCCCGGACGAGCTGACCGAGGTTCCAGAGATCCCCGTCGAGGCGGCGGACCGACACCGTCACCTCACGCTCGCCGGGGACACCGACGAGTACGGACGCATGATCCACCTCCTCGGCAGCGAAAAACAGCCGTCGGGACACAACCTGGACGATCCCGTGACCGAGGAGCCCGAGCTCGGCGACACGGAGATCTGGAGCATCGCCAACCATACCTCGATGTCCCACCCGATCCACCTCCATCTCGTCCACTTCCAGCTGCTCGGCCGACAGCCGCTGGCCGACTACGACACCTCCGAGGACGGCGTCGATCCGGCGACGCTCGAGGATCCTCAGCCGTACGAGCTGGGCTGGAACGACGTGATCTCGGTCGATCCCGCCGAGGTGATCCACATCATCGTCCACTTCGGGGAGTACGAGGGGGTGTTCAACGATCAGACGGGCGAGTACATGTGGCACTGCCACATGATCGAGCACGAGGACTACGACATGATGCGTCCGTTCAGAGTGGTCCCGAACGTGGAGGACGAGTCCGGCGACGGGTAG
- a CDS encoding MFS transporter, translating into MGIADRPGAYGVVAVATLAYTCLMFVWFSLPAYLSTIIAELDLSSTQAGVVAGAVPLTYIPIALFSGLAVDRIGPGRSLAVGVVLYGVAQVGRSFADGFPSLLALTLLLGVGATAVTFGLPKLVSTLFPPSRTGLPSSIYLVGASAGTALVFGVGRPVLGPWLGGWRPLFLWSGLVAIGYGIGWYVLARRLGIDERAAAKDADETDRDEDAAPIASIRRDLRLILTHRELQLVVVVGTMYLLASHGIQGWLPTILESRGVSPGIAGQTTSLFVGAYAVGIFAVPALADRYEARPTALIGCGAVFCAGTVGVVLADGLGPALLASIVVAGLGVGGLSPLVRAIPPALEGIGARLTGTAVGFIFAVGEIGGFLGPVLIGTSHDLTGSYVLGLGLIATAGVVVVTAGATLRRLAD; encoded by the coding sequence ATGGGGATCGCCGATCGCCCCGGCGCGTACGGGGTCGTCGCTGTCGCGACGCTCGCCTACACCTGCCTGATGTTCGTCTGGTTCTCGCTGCCGGCGTACCTCTCGACGATCATCGCGGAACTGGACCTCTCGAGCACCCAGGCCGGCGTCGTCGCGGGCGCGGTGCCGCTGACCTACATCCCGATCGCGCTGTTCTCGGGGCTCGCGGTGGATCGGATCGGGCCCGGACGGAGCCTCGCGGTCGGCGTCGTGCTCTACGGCGTCGCGCAGGTCGGCCGGAGCTTCGCCGACGGGTTCCCGTCGCTGCTGGCGCTGACCCTGCTGCTGGGGGTCGGCGCGACCGCGGTTACGTTCGGTCTGCCGAAGCTCGTCTCGACGCTGTTTCCGCCGAGCCGGACGGGGCTTCCGTCCTCGATCTACCTCGTCGGTGCCTCGGCGGGGACCGCGCTCGTCTTCGGCGTCGGCCGCCCGGTCCTCGGCCCGTGGCTCGGCGGCTGGCGTCCCCTCTTTCTCTGGAGCGGGCTCGTCGCGATCGGCTACGGGATCGGCTGGTACGTCCTGGCCAGGCGCCTCGGAATCGACGAGCGTGCCGCGGCCAAAGACGCGGACGAGACCGACCGTGACGAGGACGCGGCCCCGATCGCGTCGATCCGACGGGACCTCCGGCTGATCCTCACCCACCGGGAGCTCCAGCTCGTGGTCGTCGTCGGCACGATGTACCTGCTGGCGAGCCACGGGATTCAGGGTTGGCTCCCGACGATCCTCGAGTCCCGCGGCGTCTCGCCCGGGATCGCGGGTCAGACGACAAGCCTCTTCGTCGGTGCCTACGCCGTCGGGATCTTCGCCGTCCCAGCGCTGGCCGACCGCTACGAGGCGCGGCCGACGGCGCTGATCGGCTGCGGCGCGGTGTTCTGTGCCGGCACGGTCGGCGTCGTCCTCGCAGACGGGCTCGGGCCGGCGCTCCTGGCGAGCATCGTCGTCGCCGGGCTCGGCGTCGGCGGGCTCTCGCCGCTCGTCCGAGCGATCCCACCCGCGCTCGAGGGGATTGGCGCGCGCCTGACCGGGACCGCCGTCGGCTTCATCTTCGCGGTCGGCGAGATCGGCGGCTTCCTCGGGCCCGTCCTGATCGGGACGAGCCACGACCTGACCGGCTCGTACGTCCTCGGGCTCGGGCTGATCGCGACGGCGGGAGTCGTCGTGGTGACCGCGGGCGCGACGTTGCGTCGGCTCGCCGACTGA
- a CDS encoding heavy metal translocating P-type ATPase: MSDTRVESDGCRLCGADVGSEERFCSSGCRAIHEDLDAAFDDSGSAAEGSAIVDEDAGPSDGLGPDDAAASDGLDSDDAARAFFRIDGMYSALCETYLERVAERRAGVSEATASYVTETVRVDYDPARTSADELRVTLTTTGYTAYRRDGVDTGADAEELANGQTGATQRSREITGLRKRRTEDVLEMRYVVGVVFGSFLLVPYVAILYPVYLADFVDWGFLAPYEGAFATLDGLMLLPLFLTVTGAVLYLSGMPLLRGAYVSLKLRRPNTQLLAAVTVVAAFVYGTVALTLGHNDVYYDLTILVAATVMAAVFYEATVKRRALDRLTELTVSEVGEARLLGADGSTRTVPTESLAADDRLLVREGERIPVDGRLAEGQCTVDEAIVTGESLPVSKRAGEDVVGGSLVISGAAVVDPADRTESSLERLTETVWNLQSATHGVGRRADRLAARLTPAVAAAVLGVGAVAIVLGWSAIDTALAVLAAAIVASPWALGLAAPVSVATSIREAHDRGIVVFDETVFERLRELDVVVFDKTGTLTTGKMRVLEADAAPELLRAAGALEDRAAHPAATAIRDAFARGEGPEDGAVGDGSGEPPTVREFETHETGVEGVVDGRRVVVGHPELFRERGWALTDELASRAATARERGRLPVLVGEDGHASGIVVVGDEPRTGWLESLERLRTAGVEVVVLTGDDAAASAFLEHRADLEVFADVPPAGKTAAVERLAADRRVAMVGDGTNDAPALAAADLGISLGGGTALAADAADLAILGDDLAGVERAISLARAAGDRVTQNLALALAYNVVVIPVALAGLLSPLVTAGALILTAALIVANASRPLLGER, encoded by the coding sequence GTGTCCGATACCCGCGTGGAGTCCGACGGCTGTCGGCTCTGTGGCGCCGACGTCGGCAGCGAGGAGCGGTTCTGCTCGAGCGGTTGCCGGGCGATCCACGAGGACCTCGACGCCGCGTTCGATGATAGCGGGAGCGCCGCCGAGGGGTCGGCGATCGTCGACGAGGACGCGGGCCCGAGCGATGGCCTCGGCCCGGACGACGCTGCCGCGAGCGACGGCCTCGACTCCGACGACGCGGCCCGCGCGTTTTTCCGGATCGACGGGATGTACTCCGCGCTCTGTGAAACCTACCTCGAGCGGGTCGCCGAGCGACGGGCGGGTGTCAGCGAGGCGACGGCGAGCTACGTCACCGAAACGGTCCGGGTCGACTACGACCCTGCCCGAACCTCGGCCGACGAACTCCGGGTCACCCTGACCACGACCGGGTACACCGCCTACCGCCGCGATGGGGTCGACACAGGTGCCGACGCCGAGGAACTAGCGAACGGCCAGACGGGCGCTACCCAGCGCTCCCGCGAGATAACGGGGCTGCGCAAGCGCCGAACCGAGGACGTCCTCGAGATGCGCTACGTCGTCGGCGTCGTCTTCGGCTCCTTTCTGCTGGTACCGTACGTCGCGATCCTCTACCCCGTCTACCTCGCCGACTTCGTCGACTGGGGGTTCCTGGCTCCCTACGAGGGGGCGTTCGCGACGCTCGACGGACTGATGCTGCTCCCGCTGTTTCTCACCGTCACTGGCGCCGTTCTCTACCTGAGCGGGATGCCGCTCCTGCGTGGGGCCTACGTCAGCCTGAAGCTCCGCCGGCCGAACACGCAGCTGCTCGCCGCGGTTACCGTCGTCGCCGCGTTCGTCTACGGGACGGTCGCGCTCACGCTCGGGCACAACGACGTCTACTACGATCTGACGATCCTCGTCGCGGCGACGGTGATGGCGGCCGTGTTCTACGAGGCGACGGTCAAGCGGCGGGCCCTGGATCGACTCACCGAACTCACGGTCTCGGAGGTCGGCGAGGCGCGCCTGCTCGGGGCCGACGGCTCGACCCGAACGGTCCCCACGGAGTCCCTGGCAGCCGACGACCGCCTGCTCGTCCGGGAAGGTGAGCGGATCCCGGTCGACGGGCGGCTCGCGGAGGGACAGTGTACGGTCGACGAGGCGATCGTCACCGGGGAGTCGCTCCCGGTCTCGAAGCGGGCAGGCGAGGACGTCGTCGGCGGGTCGCTGGTCATCTCGGGTGCGGCCGTCGTCGATCCCGCCGACCGAACCGAGAGCAGCCTCGAACGGCTCACCGAGACGGTCTGGAACCTCCAGAGCGCGACCCACGGGGTCGGCCGCCGCGCGGATCGGCTCGCGGCCCGACTGACCCCCGCCGTCGCCGCGGCCGTCCTCGGGGTCGGCGCGGTCGCGATCGTCCTTGGCTGGTCCGCGATCGATACCGCCCTGGCCGTCCTCGCGGCCGCGATCGTCGCGAGCCCGTGGGCGCTCGGCCTCGCGGCGCCCGTCTCCGTCGCGACGAGCATCCGCGAGGCCCACGATCGCGGGATCGTCGTCTTCGACGAGACGGTGTTCGAACGGCTCCGCGAGCTCGATGTCGTTGTCTTCGACAAGACGGGAACGCTGACGACGGGGAAGATGCGCGTCCTCGAGGCCGACGCGGCCCCCGAACTGCTCCGGGCCGCGGGCGCGCTCGAGGATCGGGCGGCCCACCCCGCCGCGACGGCGATCCGCGACGCGTTCGCTCGCGGCGAGGGGCCCGAGGACGGGGCGGTCGGCGACGGCAGTGGCGAGCCGCCGACGGTCCGGGAGTTCGAAACCCACGAAACCGGCGTCGAGGGGGTTGTCGACGGTCGCCGAGTGGTGGTCGGCCACCCGGAGCTCTTCCGGGAGCGGGGCTGGGCCCTCACAGACGAGCTCGCGTCGCGGGCCGCCACTGCCAGGGAGCGAGGACGGCTTCCCGTCCTCGTCGGCGAGGACGGGCATGCGAGCGGGATCGTCGTCGTCGGCGACGAGCCCCGAACCGGGTGGCTCGAGAGCCTCGAGCGACTGCGAACGGCCGGCGTCGAGGTCGTCGTTCTGACGGGCGACGACGCGGCTGCAAGCGCGTTCCTCGAGCACCGGGCCGACCTCGAGGTCTTCGCCGACGTCCCGCCGGCGGGCAAGACCGCGGCCGTCGAGCGGCTGGCGGCCGACCGACGGGTGGCGATGGTCGGCGACGGGACAAACGACGCGCCCGCGCTGGCTGCGGCGGATCTGGGAATCTCGCTGGGCGGGGGTACCGCGCTCGCGGCTGACGCCGCCGACCTCGCGATCCTCGGAGACGACCTGGCGGGCGTCGAGCGGGCGATCTCGCTGGCCCGGGCTGCCGGCGACCGTGTGACCCAGAACCTCGCGCTGGCGCTTGCGTACAACGTCGTCGTGATCCCCGTCGCGCTGGCCGGGCTGTTGAGCCCGCTGGTGACGGCGGGGGCGCTCATCCTTACCGCGGCGCTGATCGTCGCCAACGCCTCGCGACCGCTGCTCGGGGAGCGCTGA